In the Deinococcus misasensis DSM 22328 genome, one interval contains:
- a CDS encoding helix-turn-helix transcriptional regulator — protein MKEAVGTKIKEMRENASLTQKELAVRLWGTDKNQSYISEIEAGKHSPSVNFLSEIAQALNCQVADLIPNLGMREDV, from the coding sequence ATGAAAGAGGCTGTAGGCACCAAAATCAAAGAAATGCGTGAAAACGCGTCTTTGACACAGAAAGAACTTGCCGTAAGGCTGTGGGGGACTGACAAAAATCAGAGCTATATCAGTGAGATTGAAGCAGGGAAACACAGTCCCAGCGTCAATTTTTTGTCTGAAATTGCCCAAGCCCTAAATTGTCAGGTCGCAGACTTAATACCTAACTTAGGTATGAGGGAGGATGTATGA
- a CDS encoding helix-turn-helix domain-containing protein, which produces MAGVVLMEENSMTAQEIGAFLAKKRKALGLTQPQVAELVGMTSYQYLSYIENGKVNVLRSEYFDDLVKALRLSEEEVRTLKPSAIITVAPDTPVTPQTSYRTVEIPAGLQELIDGLSHKWPELQDPDIQQGLAQIKRRGPGPETFDEWLDFYSAIRKHLRKRE; this is translated from the coding sequence ATGGCAGGAGTTGTGCTGATGGAAGAAAACTCGATGACAGCGCAAGAAATTGGTGCATTTCTGGCCAAAAAACGCAAGGCCCTAGGGCTGACTCAGCCACAAGTGGCCGAGCTGGTAGGGATGACTTCATACCAATACTTAAGCTATATTGAGAATGGAAAAGTTAACGTCCTCAGATCTGAATATTTTGATGATCTGGTAAAAGCACTTCGCCTTTCAGAGGAAGAAGTGAGGACGCTGAAACCTAGCGCAATCATCACGGTTGCGCCAGATACTCCTGTTACACCTCAAACCTCGTATAGAACAGTGGAAATCCCTGCAGGCTTACAGGAATTGATCGATGGACTCAGCCACAAATGGCCAGAGCTGCAGGATCCTGACATCCAGCAGGGACTTGCACAGATCAAACGCCGGGGGCCTGGACCAGAGACCTTTGATGAGTGGCTGGACTTCTATTCAGCCATCAGAAAGCACCTGAGAAAGCGGGAATAG
- a CDS encoding ImmA/IrrE family metallo-endopeptidase, with protein sequence MYDLLHEFIFYVQKKHRMYGYETDYRILADKLDIAVSYHPYNTALTYKAFFPIITINYNQSVERVRFCGMHEIAHVMLSDCGIEESIVNHFGGDELDAEPYIEKFCNVAASHLLIPHPVVHVALDRWDYTPMAILEMARLSRADLQTALKRMVHLQETASVAGMLCSGRTVLDLSKHNFRLPIRRYEVLPSNHPAFNAASGHNTRIEMDGNIDLLVTRIQNTQKIVGLYVGTW encoded by the coding sequence ATGTACGATCTTTTGCATGAGTTTATTTTTTATGTTCAGAAAAAGCACAGAATGTATGGTTATGAAACAGATTATAGAATCCTTGCGGATAAATTGGATATTGCTGTTTCATATCATCCTTACAACACGGCTTTAACTTACAAGGCGTTCTTTCCAATCATCACCATCAATTACAACCAGAGCGTAGAGCGTGTGCGGTTCTGTGGAATGCACGAAATTGCCCATGTCATGCTTTCTGATTGCGGAATTGAAGAATCCATAGTGAATCACTTTGGAGGGGATGAACTGGATGCAGAGCCCTACATTGAAAAGTTCTGCAATGTGGCTGCATCACACCTGCTGATCCCCCATCCTGTGGTGCATGTGGCTCTGGACCGGTGGGACTACACTCCCATGGCCATTCTGGAAATGGCCAGGCTGAGCAGGGCAGACCTGCAGACAGCACTGAAGCGGATGGTGCACCTGCAGGAAACAGCCAGTGTTGCAGGCATGCTGTGCTCTGGACGTACAGTGCTGGACCTCAGCAAGCACAACTTCAGATTGCCAATCAGACGGTATGAAGTGCTGCCAAGCAACCATCCAGCATTCAATGCAGCCTCTGGACACAACACCAGAATAGAGATGGACGGTAATATAGATTTGTTGGTTACACGCATACAGAACACACAAAAGATTGTCGGTCTGTATGTCGGAACTTGGTAA
- a CDS encoding recombinase family protein: MKAAIYLRVSSDNQTEKYGLATQEAACRGYAARSGLEVLAVFTDVISGTKETRTGFTELLARASEFDVCIVYAVDRLARSVPVAYTLLSALSDVGMQVHSAIEGVLDVVDDAAALNFGLRAVMADAERRRIVTRMYAGKLAKVRGGQPVIKPAAYGYRDGQILEEQAQWVRWIFKEICHTGSNQLCDQLTAWGIPTPTGRGEWGTSTIRQIVRNPLYKGTYEYGRKGERLTISMPDMRLVTDAMWTAAGEALERRYRNQNRPGSQHGLYPLMGSIKCGLCKSTMSGNRQGVNKHPYYFCRGRLLRRNRICTHSKYYPVDDIHQAVLEGVKLLSRVKDPELLASMVEVPSTPVLPDLSEKRRKLEGQRKRLKTAFIELRAISEKEFKEDMDRIDAAMKALEVTPLVPEVPEFDAVAWMAKLKTLKDAPLSELVRKAGITVMVFPGGDVKLRLRNE, translated from the coding sequence ATGAAAGCAGCAATCTACCTCAGAGTCTCCAGCGACAACCAAACTGAGAAATACGGTCTGGCCACCCAAGAAGCAGCTTGCAGGGGCTATGCTGCTCGCTCTGGTCTGGAGGTCTTGGCGGTTTTCACCGATGTGATCAGCGGAACAAAGGAGACCAGAACCGGATTCACAGAACTGCTTGCCCGAGCGTCAGAGTTTGACGTATGTATCGTGTATGCGGTGGACCGGCTTGCAAGATCTGTGCCAGTGGCCTACACCCTACTATCTGCCCTCAGTGATGTGGGGATGCAGGTGCACAGTGCCATTGAAGGAGTTCTTGACGTTGTAGATGATGCAGCTGCCCTGAACTTTGGTCTTAGGGCGGTCATGGCAGATGCTGAAAGACGTAGGATCGTAACGCGCATGTACGCTGGCAAACTGGCAAAGGTCAGGGGTGGCCAGCCAGTGATCAAACCTGCTGCTTACGGCTACCGGGATGGCCAGATCCTTGAGGAGCAGGCGCAATGGGTGCGCTGGATCTTCAAAGAGATCTGTCACACAGGATCAAACCAACTGTGTGACCAGCTCACAGCTTGGGGAATCCCCACACCCACCGGACGGGGTGAATGGGGTACCAGCACCATCAGGCAAATTGTCAGGAACCCCCTCTACAAAGGCACATACGAGTATGGCCGAAAAGGGGAGAGGCTGACCATCTCCATGCCTGACATGCGCCTGGTCACCGATGCCATGTGGACAGCTGCAGGTGAAGCACTGGAAAGAAGGTACAGAAACCAGAACCGGCCAGGCTCACAACATGGCCTGTATCCCCTGATGGGATCCATCAAGTGTGGTCTGTGCAAATCCACCATGAGCGGCAACCGGCAAGGGGTGAACAAGCACCCGTATTACTTTTGCAGGGGTCGGCTGTTGCGCAGAAACAGGATCTGCACTCACAGCAAATATTACCCGGTGGATGACATTCATCAAGCAGTGCTAGAGGGTGTTAAACTGTTAAGTCGGGTCAAAGACCCTGAACTTCTGGCCAGCATGGTCGAAGTCCCGAGCACACCAGTCTTACCAGACCTCAGTGAAAAACGCCGCAAGTTGGAAGGCCAGAGAAAAAGGCTGAAAACTGCGTTCATTGAGCTTAGGGCGATCAGTGAGAAGGAATTCAAGGAAGACATGGACCGCATCGATGCAGCCATGAAAGCCCTGGAGGTGACTCCGCTGGTGCCTGAAGTTCCAGAGTTTGATGCTGTGGCATGGATGGCCAAACTGAAGACCCTGAAAGATGCACCGCTCTCTGAACTGGTCCGAAAAGCTGGTATCACAGTGATGGTGTTTCCCGGTGGAGATGTGAAGTTGAGGTTACGCAATGAATGA
- the miaB gene encoding tRNA (N6-isopentenyl adenosine(37)-C2)-methylthiotransferase MiaB, which produces MGASGATFHIITYGCQMNEYDTHLVESQLVALGMDMVDSPDHADLVLLNTCAVRGKPVDKVRTVLGLLRKEKQKRNLVVGMMGCLAQLEEGQQIARKFEVDVLIGPGAILDISKALENNERFWSLQFKDELHDFIPPAPTGKLQAHLTIMRGCDHHCTYCIVPTTRGPQVSRHPDLIMKELDMLLAAGVQEVTLLGQNVNSYGIDQGQRVAGIPSFAELLRMVGSSGIKRVKFTTSHPMNFTEDVAQAMAETPAVCNYVHLPVQSGSNRVLRRMAREYTIEKYLEHIAAVKKWMPDVVLATDIIVGFSGETEEDFQQTMDLFDEVGYDQAYMFAYSARPGTPSYKHFDDMPREVKIERLKRLIDKQKEWALKKNGAFVGQDVEVLLRGDATDPSLLEGHTRGNHPIFIPKVPGLDRPGIYTVRVSHATPHSMFGNFLDAQGQVLVPVKNAAVNV; this is translated from the coding sequence ATGGGGGCTAGTGGTGCCACTTTCCACATCATCACTTATGGCTGCCAGATGAATGAATACGACACCCATCTGGTGGAATCCCAATTGGTGGCCCTGGGCATGGACATGGTGGATTCACCGGACCATGCCGATCTGGTGCTGCTGAACACCTGCGCAGTGCGTGGGAAACCCGTGGACAAGGTTCGGACGGTTCTGGGCTTGCTCAGAAAAGAGAAGCAGAAACGCAATCTGGTGGTCGGCATGATGGGCTGTCTGGCCCAACTGGAAGAAGGCCAGCAGATTGCCCGCAAATTTGAAGTGGATGTCCTGATTGGACCGGGTGCCATTCTGGACATCTCCAAAGCCTTGGAGAACAACGAGCGCTTCTGGAGCCTGCAATTCAAAGATGAACTGCACGACTTCATTCCGCCTGCACCCACCGGCAAGTTGCAGGCCCACCTGACCATCATGCGTGGATGCGACCACCACTGCACCTACTGCATCGTGCCCACCACCCGAGGCCCTCAGGTGTCCCGTCATCCTGACCTGATCATGAAAGAACTGGACATGCTGCTGGCCGCCGGAGTGCAGGAAGTGACCCTGCTCGGGCAGAACGTGAACAGTTATGGGATTGATCAGGGGCAGCGGGTGGCTGGCATTCCCAGTTTCGCTGAACTCTTGCGCATGGTGGGGAGCAGTGGCATCAAGCGGGTCAAATTCACCACCTCCCATCCCATGAACTTCACCGAAGATGTGGCGCAGGCCATGGCCGAAACCCCAGCGGTGTGCAATTACGTGCACCTGCCGGTCCAGAGCGGTTCCAATCGGGTTTTGCGTCGCATGGCCCGCGAGTACACCATCGAGAAGTATCTGGAGCACATCGCTGCCGTGAAGAAGTGGATGCCCGATGTGGTGCTGGCCACCGACATCATCGTGGGCTTCTCTGGCGAAACCGAAGAGGACTTCCAGCAAACCATGGACCTCTTTGATGAGGTGGGCTACGATCAGGCCTACATGTTTGCCTACAGTGCCCGTCCGGGGACACCCAGTTACAAGCACTTTGACGACATGCCCAGAGAAGTCAAAATTGAGCGCCTGAAGCGTTTGATTGACAAACAGAAAGAGTGGGCCCTCAAGAAGAATGGGGCTTTTGTGGGACAGGATGTGGAAGTCCTGTTGCGTGGAGATGCCACCGATCCCAGTTTGCTGGAAGGGCACACCCGGGGCAACCATCCCATTTTCATTCCCAAGGTGCCGGGTCTGGACCGACCGGGCATTTACACGGTCAGGGTCAGCCATGCCACGCCACACAGCATGTTCGGCAATTTCTTGGACGCTCAGGGACAGGTGCTTGTGCCTGTCAAGAACGCTGCAGTGAACGTTTAG
- a CDS encoding response regulator transcription factor, with protein MADKGRILIIEDETVLRMMLQRLLTTQGYDILVADRYHSAEEAITSGQAADLVLMDLNLPGGSGFDLIRLIRTHWKVPVIVLSGMKQEASVLRALEEGAVDFVQKPFSPQELLMRLKRYLPCGDVSA; from the coding sequence ATGGCAGACAAAGGACGAATCCTGATCATCGAAGATGAAACCGTGCTGCGCATGATGCTGCAACGCCTTTTGACCACTCAAGGTTATGACATTCTGGTGGCCGACCGTTACCACAGCGCAGAAGAAGCCATCACCTCGGGCCAAGCGGCCGATCTGGTGCTCATGGACCTCAACCTGCCTGGAGGCAGTGGTTTTGACCTGATCCGCCTGATCCGCACCCACTGGAAGGTGCCTGTGATTGTGCTTTCAGGCATGAAGCAAGAGGCCAGTGTGTTGCGTGCTCTGGAGGAAGGGGCTGTGGACTTTGTGCAAAAGCCTTTCAGCCCTCAAGAGTTGCTGATGCGCCTGAAAAGGTACCTGCCATGTGGCGACGTTTCGGCCTGA
- a CDS encoding HEAT repeat domain-containing protein produces the protein MWRRFGLISLSLLAFLIVGVILGTLALLSYVLLKPELAQQSEVVYRVLLVCIVGGLAAIVLTALYQVFYFTYTEAMQRKVQREQEKWSGIWFAVLFEQAPLPARVSEIGADTLILLKESLKGEAADHIRSIYEQCGLLERDQKAMIGWNLLERRVRVLERWAVLADPRTYPTLVEYCLHPHPELRRLAVLSLARSMGYSDVGPAHVAVTFERLLNLDRFGSGWIEQVLVLLGSSSVKLIQDILVRFPEPMKLRALNALIRLRLWECLPECLPLLRSHNPEMRAAVLKVFSSLQYVPEEATTDVAVLLKDPVWFVRSQAALAFAGIHEEWAFQKLYDALADQAWWVRHNIAGVLLQKGPKGMETLQKAAHGHPDRYARDMASQQIFALQTGM, from the coding sequence ATGTGGCGACGTTTCGGCCTGATCAGCCTGAGTTTGCTGGCGTTCCTGATTGTGGGGGTGATCCTCGGGACGCTGGCTTTGCTGTCTTATGTGCTGCTCAAGCCTGAACTGGCCCAGCAATCTGAGGTGGTGTACCGTGTGTTGCTGGTGTGCATTGTAGGCGGTCTGGCAGCCATTGTGCTCACTGCCCTTTATCAGGTGTTTTACTTCACCTACACCGAGGCCATGCAACGCAAGGTTCAAAGGGAACAGGAAAAGTGGTCGGGGATCTGGTTTGCTGTGTTGTTCGAACAGGCCCCTCTGCCCGCCAGAGTCTCTGAAATCGGTGCCGACACCTTGATCCTGCTCAAAGAATCCCTGAAAGGGGAGGCCGCAGACCACATCCGCAGCATTTATGAGCAATGTGGCCTGCTGGAACGGGACCAGAAAGCCATGATCGGCTGGAACCTGCTGGAACGGCGGGTGCGTGTGCTGGAACGCTGGGCGGTGCTGGCCGATCCGCGCACCTATCCCACGCTGGTGGAGTATTGCCTCCATCCCCATCCAGAGTTGCGCCGTCTGGCGGTGCTGTCTCTGGCCCGTTCGATGGGGTACTCCGATGTGGGACCTGCCCATGTGGCCGTGACCTTTGAGCGTCTGCTCAATCTGGATCGCTTTGGCTCGGGTTGGATTGAACAGGTGCTGGTGCTGCTGGGCTCCTCCTCGGTGAAATTGATTCAGGACATTCTGGTGCGGTTTCCAGAGCCGATGAAACTCAGGGCGCTCAATGCCCTGATCCGTTTGCGTTTGTGGGAGTGCCTGCCAGAGTGCCTGCCGCTTTTGCGTTCACACAACCCGGAGATGCGTGCAGCCGTGCTCAAGGTGTTTTCCAGCCTTCAATATGTGCCAGAGGAAGCCACCACCGACGTGGCAGTGCTCCTGAAAGATCCGGTGTGGTTTGTGCGTTCACAGGCCGCTTTGGCTTTTGCGGGCATCCACGAGGAATGGGCTTTTCAGAAGCTGTATGACGCTCTGGCCGATCAGGCGTGGTGGGTGCGCCACAACATTGCAGGGGTTCTGCTGCAGAAAGGCCCGAAAGGCATGGAGACCTTGCAG